In Toxotes jaculatrix isolate fToxJac2 chromosome 12, fToxJac2.pri, whole genome shotgun sequence, the following are encoded in one genomic region:
- the LOC121190680 gene encoding beta-crystallin A1-like: protein MAMTNPMPMGPWKITVYDQEYFQGRRMEFTACCQNIMECGMENIRSLKVECGAWVGYEHSSFCGQQFVLEKGDYPRFEAYSGSNSYRIERMISFRPICCANHKDSRMTIYEMENMMGRQFELCDDYPSLQAMGWMNNEVGSMHIQSGAFVCYQYPGYRGHQYIMECDCHGGEFKCYREFGSHAQTPQIQSIRRIQH, encoded by the exons ATGGCTATGACAAACCCCATGCCCATGGGCCCTTGGAAG atcACTGTGTACGATCAGGAGTACTTCCAGGGCAGGCGTATGGAGTTCACTGCCTGCTGCCAGAACATCATGGAGTGTGGGATGGAGAACATCCGCTCCCTGAAGGTCGAATGCGGCGC CTGGGTGGGCTATGAGCACTCCAGCTTCTGTGGCCAGCAGTTTGTCCTGGAGAAGGGAGACTACCCTCGCTTTGAGGCCTACAGTGGCAGTAACTCCTACCGCATTGAGAGGATGATCTCCTTCAGGCCCATCTGCTGTGCT AACCACAAGGACTCCCGCATGACCATCTACGAGATGGAGAACATGATGGGTCGTCAGTTTGAGCTGTGTGATGACTACCCCTCTCTGCAGGCTATGGGCTGGATGAACAACGAGGTTGGGTCCATGCACATTCAGAGCGGAGC CTTTGTGTGCTACCAGTACCCTGGCTACCGTGGCCACCAGTACATCATGGAGTGTGACTGTCATGGAGGAGAGTTCAAGTGTTACCGTGAGTTTGGGTCCCACGCCCAGACTCCCCAGATTCAGTCCATCAGGAGGATCCAGCACTGA